The genomic DNA GCTAAAGAAGATTGTAGAATGGATTATACTATTTAGACTGTAGAAGTTGAGCATTTTCCAAGTTTaacaaaggaaaatttcatttccaGGTTTAACAAAGCAAAATTTCTTCATCACTAAACATTGGGATGCTAAACACTGGGATGAAAGATAGCACCACAGCTCTTTTCTTGATATATTGGTGTCCATTTGCAGAATTTTTCTCACAGGGAAGTTTGAAAAagtgtctctctcacacatacacacccctggtaaactatttttattattattattatttatggtatgtataccccactcttcagccctaaaggctatcagaagTAATGCAGCTTCTTCAGCTGCTACATACTGCTGCATGGGTAAACCAAGCCCAAGGAACATTTCTCGAAGATGGACAAAATGGGCTTCACATTAGCTGGACATTTGTATCTTTTAAGAATGAGAGACTCAATAAATGAAGCAGGAGGCAAGAACAATCCTGAGAATTCTGTATTCATGTTTTATTCTAACTGACCCCAAAAGAACCAAAGTACTGTTTTTGTCTTTGAGCTAGGTTCACTTCCCAGTTTTGCCACAAAACTGGCATCGGACGAGCACATTCTTGACTGTTTTGTTATTCCCTATAAAACTGAAGGAATTAAGATAGGAATAATGCCTGTTGTTAAGACAATAATCACTGTGTCACTTTCACATTTAGTGAAGCACATAATTCTGACACTAAAAtgtgagccagcatagtgtagtggtatgagttttggactatgactgtggagaccagggttcaaatccctgcttggccatgggaacccactgagtgatcttggccaagtcacactctctcagctcaggcaatggcaaacccccgctgaacaaatcttgtaaaacaacaacatgctagGACaaaccttaaggttgccataagtcagaaacaacttgaaggctaacaacaacaacatttattactAACCATTTTTGGATACAAAAGATGATACTGGCAACTGGCCTGGCTTCTGTAATATCAAAATTTCCCAGTTTTCTATTTCTAACAATGTTTTATGTGTGGGAAGCAGTCTGACAGCAGCTTGATCCAGGCAGAAGTGGATATGAACAGTATGTGTACTTCCCTTGCAGGTTGTGTGAATGTTCTTTGTGCTCTGCGAAGACCTCTCTGTTTCTTCTGCCCGTGAATTCGGATCAGTATTAAAGAATGGCTCAGGTTCTACACATGGAGGCGGTTTTCCCAGGTGGGTGCATGTAAATTGCTTTTTGATGGATAACATCTGGGTCTGTCTATATTCTTCCTCTAACAGGACTTAGCTAGATGTCCAAATTTGGAAACTCACAAGCAGAgacatattgttattgttgtttgtcttTACAACTTGGTACTTAAGGATGTATTGATACACAATACTTATATTGGCTCTGCAGCAGTTTCTGTGTATACCTGTGCATAAAAAAATCACGAGAGCCAGGGTGACGCAGTGGTTTGAGAGACCGGGGTTTGATTCCgagctcagacatgaaacccgctgggtgaccttgggcaaatcacatgctctcagcttctggggaaggcaatggtaaacctcctctgaacaaatcttgccaagaaaaccccatggtagcgttgcccataagtcagaaacgacttgaaggcacacaacaacaaggcttACAATTTACATCATTCATTTTTGGTAGTAACTTACACAGCTAGATGGCAGACGATGCCCCATATTTTGCTGAGCTCCTACATGAAGATAGTTATGTGATAAAATCAAGGGTAACTACTGGGGTCATGGGTGCTTTCTTATACCTGTGTAGGTATTTAACTGTGGATAAATTGTTGAAGCATTTATTATGGATGTAGACAGGTTAACTGAGATAGCACATTTAAGTATTATACACATAGCTTTGCAAAAACTTAACAATGGAATTAGCCAAGAAAGAAGAATTCTAGACACTCTGGAAACTCGTGCCACTGAGGGAACTGCTACAATgccatagaataataataaacattaacTGTTTCGAGTTAAAAAACTGTCCATGGAGCAAACTAAACTGGCCCATTgaatatatgtacacatattcTGAGATCTTAGGTTGCTGTAGTTTGGAAACTTTACATATGTTTATTGAACTAGGGCATGATGACACCAGTAGATAGATAATTTTATTTGTCTGTGGCACAACATCCATTAGAAGGCATTCAAACAAAACAATGTACTTGTGCAACATTGATGTACTGGTGACAAAATTACAGTGGCATTAGACACTtgataaaaaaaagttaaaataaaacaaacaaaagattacTGGATAAATCTGAATAAAATATAATGATACCAGTATGTAATGGAAATGGTCAGTCCCTTCACAAGAGTCTTGGACCAGATGAGAAAGCAGTGTTTTAAGCTAATTTCTTTTCCCTTGTGCTTTGCAGGGAAGCCCAATCCCACCTCTGCTACAGCCTTCCATGGGAAGGAGCAGGATTTGCCCTATTCAGTGGAGACCCCCTATGGCTACCGCCTAGACCTGGACTTTCTCAAGTATGTGGATGATATTGAGAAAGGTCACACAATTAAGCGGATCCCGGTCCATCGGCGACCACGCTACAGTTCATTGCCACGGGGTTATGGCTACACAGGTTCATGGTGGACTTCCACTGAGTCCCTCTGCTCCAACATCAGCATGGACAGTCGCCATTCTTCCTATTCTTATTGTGGACGAAGCTTCTACCCACAGTACCCTAATACCACACCGGGAACTTTCAATGCCCGTGTGGAGAAGACCTTGCTGGATGCCAGGAAGAAGTTGGAAGACCAGGCGGATTCTGGAGATGGAGAAAGGTCCAGAGCAAGTGGTCTTGGGAGCCTCCATAGCAGTGTATCTGGGTCAACAAGCTCTTTGGTGGGAAGCCAGAGCCTTTCCCGCCAGACTTCTTACAATGGCTCACAGCCAGGCGCTTCAGGACAATTCACACCAATTGGTTCTGGGTTGTCAACGCCAGTCTCCGCAACCCCAGGACACCTCCAGCATGTCCGGGAGCAGATGGCTGTGGCCTTGAAGAAGTTGCGCCAGTTAGAAGAGCAGGTTAAGATGATTCCTGTACTTCAAGTGAAGATCTCAGTGCTGCAGGAGGAGAAGCGGCAACTTAGTGTCCAGCTCAAAAGCCAGAAGTTCTTGGGGCATCCTGGGGGGTATGGTAAAGGCAAGTCCAGGGGGGAGCTCTACATAGACATCCCTGAGGAAGGGGCAGGTGGAAATGCAGAGGAGGGCAGAGCAAGGCCTGACACTGGGGTCAGGCTGGACAGGAAGGAAATGAGGTCAGAAGATGTGAGTAGGTCAGCTGAAGAGAGAGAGTGGAATGGGGAAGTAGGGAGATGTGATGTTGGGGTGGCAGTCAGGGAGGAAGAGCtggggttgccttcctctgaggaggaaCGGCAGCGCCAAGCTGTCCAAGCCCTGTCTACCAAGATTGCTGTTCTAGAGACACAGTTGAAGAGGGCACTCCAAGAACTCCAGGCTGCCCATCAGAAACTGGAGCATCAATGCAAGGATCAGGAAGACAAAGAAACATCCACAAGGTATGAGGGTCTCCTGACAGAATGGAGAGTAGAGGAAGAAGGCCCAGGACATTGGGGTCACAGGGCTTCCCAGGGCCCACCAGATGCCCCTATGCGGGTGGATACAGTCAAGGTTGTCCAAGTAGAGAGGGAGCCAGAGGTTGTAGCCAGCACAGCGACAGGGATGGACCACAGGCCACAGAGAGCACAAACCCTCGAGACCAAGGAGCCTTATGCCAGCCTCAGAGCTTTGGTAGGCAAAGATGCAGAGTCTAATGAAGCAAAGAAGCCGCTCTGTGCCACCTATCACAGCAGTGAAGTGATGGAGACCACATTCCCTGTCCATACGGGACCAACAAGCCTTCCTTCTATTTTCCATTGTGTGAAAAAGATCAGCATTGCTGGCACAGAGGAGGATGGGAATGGGAAGCAAGACTTAACAGGTAAAGGAATGGGATGTCTGTTCAGTTTTCTTTGAGGGGAGGAGATCATACACACCAAGACAAGAGAATATTTGGCATATTTTCCCACAAGCCTAGCCAATTCTCAGAGAGGTGTCTCATCTCTATTTTGTTTATCCTAGTAATGCAACAAAACAATGAGAATTAAGTTCAAGTATTTCCAGTCATTGTAAAActgtcagttgttgttgttgttattattattattattattattattattaacctttatttatgaagcgctgtaaatttacacagtgctgtacatgcaatctttttagttagatggttccctgccctcgggcttacaatctaaaaagacatgacacagaaggagaagggagtggtggtgggaaagggtaagaggtccagcagttcctctctacctccaaggcctggaccaaggcagatggactggagggagggcttggctttataatggatggttaatcttcttccagggaaaatacatactctcaagtaggataatacatatacagtacatagcaatacaggaaatggttcgataaacaggcaccaaaagaacatcagatagtaagcaacaattatgcaatgcctgggaaggcttctctgaacaggatggttttcaactccgttttgaagctggttaaagaagtgatggctcttgcttgtgggggaagaaggttccaggagtgaggggcagcaagtgaaaaggggcaaatccgggatggggcagaggaaatcctgggctgagacaggaacccttgactaccagaacggagggccctggtgggaaggtgaggagaaagaaggtctgataagtaaggaggggccagtccatggagggctttgaatgtcgacagcaggagcttatattgaatgcggaaagggagaaggagccagtgaagggatgccaacacaggagagatatggtcagagcggtgggtggaagtgataatgcatgcagctgaatgctggacagagattaaaggacggaggtgagaaagaggaagcccagccatgaggacgttacagtaatccagtcgtgagatcactagggcatggaccaggatcttgtcagtagaggtggagagatatggttggattttggcaatattgtacaaaaagaatctgcaGTTATGCAGTTATTTCATAAGATCCCAAACATCTTGGCCATGAAGGGAGGAGAAATACTCTCCCACTGTCCCCAACTGCTCCTTTTTTCTATTACATATAGCCTGCATATTATGTTTACCTATTATTGTGGGCATTTCTGAAGGAAGGATGCTCCAGGACAGATGGGAAGGAAGTGGCTAAGAGAAATTGTGCATTTTGCATGACATGAAACAAGTACACAAgatcatgtccagaggaaggtgacctaaatggtgaaggatctggaaaccatgccttatgaggagagacttagggagctgggtatgtttagcatggaggaAGAAGTTCAAGACgtaatatgacagccctgtttaaatatttgaagggatatcatattgagcatggggcaagcttgtttccATCAGCTCCACTGAACAGGaacaagagcaatggattcaaactacaggaaaaaagattggATCTAAACCTTAGTAAGAATTttctgagggtaagagctgttcgacaggggaAATGCGCCTCGGAGATGATGGGGAGTGGAGATTTTttaacagaggatggatggccatctttggggGGTacgttgattgtgagttcctgcataccagaagggtttttttttacttgagggaccttggggtctcttccaactccaggattatGTGATTCTAAGAGGGtttgtttttctcctccttcttgcaTAAGCATTTGGGGGACATGGACTCACACAGTCagtcagcatccatagatttctgtggggtttttggactacagtggtacctcgggatacgaaatacccaggttacgaaatttccgggatacgaaaaaatcccataggaaataattgttccgggttacgaatgttttttcgggttacgaaaaattttttggtgcttttcggcgctatttcacacggaatcgcggcttttccccattagcgcctatgggttttcggcttgcgaaggcttttcgggttacgaaagcggccgcggaacgaattaatttcgcaacccgaggaagcactgtatgtggctgcattctggaagaatttattcctgatgtttcacctgcaccTGTGGCTAACATCTTCTCTGAAGGGCCACAGTTGCaaagcaaaacatcagaaataaattcttccagaatgtggccacatagtaCAAGtacaattttttggggggatttgCCAGTTTCTATACAGTAGACAGTTCATCCCTAACTTTGCTGAAATTGCCTTACCCATTACCGATCTGCTAAAAACCAAGAGAGTAATGGTTGAGAAGGGGCCAGGAAGCATAGGAAAAGGCACTAAACCAAAACCCTCCATGCCTGGGCTTGGTCTGACCGCTGCCAAAAGGCTTTTGAACAACTAAAATGCCTGTTCAGTTCTGAACCAATCCTGTTACATCCAGACTCAGACAAACCTTTTGTGGTACAGGTAGATGCTAGTGACTATGCCATAGGGGCAGTGCTGTTACAACGGGATGAATCAGGAGCTTTAAGGCCATGTGCTTATTTGTCCAGAATATTCAATAAAAGTGAGATTTCATGGCCTGTTTGGGAGAAGGAATCTTTTGCAATCAAATGGGCTTTAGAGTCATGGAGACGGTTCCTGGAGGGAGACATGCACCCATTCGAAGTGTGGACTGATCATCATAACCTAGAAGCCCTCCAGACCCTCAGGAAACTTAACCCCAAACAGCGCAGGTGGGCCAAGGACTTTTACAAATATAAGTTCAAACTcaatttttttccaggaaaacaAAATGTGTTGGCAGATGCTTTGTCTAGACTCCCCCAACATGCAGGAAAAGATCAGCCTCCAGTACAGATGCTGTTCGCCCTGAAACAACTGGGTCTAGCAGTGGTGACTCGTAGCCTGGGCAAACGCGCATGACCAGACTCCTCTGACACCCTAGATGCGATATTAATAGAAATCAAACAAGCTTCTGCCACAGATGAGTGGCTGTGTAAACACAAAGAACAACTTCAACAAAAGGCTCAGGGGTTGTGGGTTAGACAACAAAATTTATGTACCTGCTAGTTTGAGAGCAAAGATTTTAGACCTGTGTCATGACTCCAAAGCTGCTGGACATTGGGGATACTCAAAAACTTGGCATAAAATTTGCCAATGGTATTGGTGGGAAGGAATGCGGGGCGAAGTAGACGCTTATGTGAAAGGATGCTCAACTTGTTCCAGAGCTAAACCATTAACTGGAAAACCCAGAGGCTTACTACACCCCTTACCCACACCAACTGGGCCATGGAGACACATAGCCATGGAGTTTATAACTGACTTGCCAGAGAGTAAGGGGAGAAATGGCATCTGGGTAGTGGTAGACTTGTTTTCAAAGCAAGCACACTTTGTAGCTTGCAAGGGAGTGCCAATGCCCCCAATTGGCTGAATTGTTATAAATACAGTACCACGGTTTACCAGGCAAAATAGTGAGCGATTGAGGGAGCATATTTACCTCTCAGTTTTGGAGGTGTCTTCAGAAAAAATTGGGAGTAGAGGTTGCCTTGGGCACATCCCATCATCCAGAGACAGATGGCCAGAGTGAAAAAACAAACTCTTAGTTGGCTAGGTACCTATGGTGTTACACAAATTACCTTCAGGATGATTGGGTTGATTTATTGCCACATGCTGAGGTTGCTTTTAATAGTGCTAT from Sceloporus undulatus isolate JIND9_A2432 ecotype Alabama chromosome 2, SceUnd_v1.1, whole genome shotgun sequence includes the following:
- the KANK2 gene encoding KN motif and ankyrin repeat domain-containing protein 2, translating into MAQVLHMEAVFPGKPNPTSATAFHGKEQDLPYSVETPYGYRLDLDFLKYVDDIEKGHTIKRIPVHRRPRYSSLPRGYGYTGSWWTSTESLCSNISMDSRHSSYSYCGRSFYPQYPNTTPGTFNARVEKTLLDARKKLEDQADSGDGERSRASGLGSLHSSVSGSTSSLVGSQSLSRQTSYNGSQPGASGQFTPIGSGLSTPVSATPGHLQHVREQMAVALKKLRQLEEQVKMIPVLQVKISVLQEEKRQLSVQLKSQKFLGHPGGYGKGKSRGELYIDIPEEGAGGNAEEGRARPDTGVRLDRKEMRSEDVSRSAEEREWNGEVGRCDVGVAVREEELGLPSSEEERQRQAVQALSTKIAVLETQLKRALQELQAAHQKLEHQCKDQEDKETSTRYEGLLTEWRVEEEGPGHWGHRASQGPPDAPMRVDTVKVVQVEREPEVVASTATGMDHRPQRAQTLETKEPYASLRALVGKDAESNEAKKPLCATYHSSEVMETTFPVHTGPTSLPSIFHCVKKISIAGTEEDGNGKQDLTEPQRSFEKAEHSATDSLQAEQATESKLNTQTEGEDQASFTSGIRSIMKKKEEPTEILASKKNLQFVSVNGGYESTSSEDSSTAENVSDNESTESEYHEASEGLPAAQAAVAESEKPPGPATTHPRVPSEGGEIAAPTAGPSKEPASTTGMVLSKELLSSCEVLQKYLDSSNAHMDEEMKVAYTTVLPYWLRLSCHKEADPELVSQHLTAFQAISPQLLELVINMADANGNTALHYTVSHSNFPVVTKLLETGLCHVDQQNKAGYTAIMLTALAASRSESDMETIVQLLKMGNVNAKASQAGQTALMLAVSHGRLDMVRALLASKADVNLQDDDGSTALMCACEHGHTEIVRLLLATPGCDVALSDNDGSTALSIALEADQKDIAIMLYAHLNFAKSTTPGIPKQPKPDSAAVTSSNTQ